The following is a genomic window from Janibacter sp. DB-40.
GCCGCCCCCGCGGTCGCGACCACGGTGATGAGCCCACGTCGTGTCGTCGTCACATCGATCTCCCTGTCCGGCACCGGGTTGTGCCACGATCCTGTCACTGCCGGCTGCACGTCCTCAGCCGGCCTTCTTGGCCCGCCTGGCCGCTGCGCCGGCAGCGCTGGAGACCTCGGGCTTCTTCGTGGCCTGCGCGGCGCTGCGAGGGGCCTTCTTCGCGGGCTTCCTCGCGGCCTTCTTCCGCGCTCCCTTCGCCGGGAGGACGGGGGCCTCCTCCTCGACGAGCTCGCCGATGACCGGGGTGGTGTCCGACTTCGCCAGCACGGGTGCGAGGAACTGTCCGGTGTAGGAGTCCGCGGAGGCGGCCACCTCCTCCGGGGTTCCGGTGGCGACCACCCGACCGCCCCCGTCACCGCCCTCGGGGCCCATGTCGACGATCCAGTCGGCGCTCTTGACGACGTCGAGGTTGTGCTCGATGACCAGGACGCTGTTGCCCTTGTCGACGAGTCCCTGCAGGACGAGCAGGAGCTTGCGGATGTCCTCGAAGTGCAGGCCGGTGGTCGGTTCGTCGAGCACGTAGATGGTGCGGCCGTTGGAGCGCTTCTGCAGCTCGGACGCCAGCTTCACCCGCTGCGCCTCGCCGCCGGAGAGGGTCGTGGCGGGCTGCCCGAGGCGCACGTAGCCCAGCCCCACGGCGTTGAGCGTCTTCATGTGTCGGGCGATCGCCGGCACCGCGGCGAAGAAGTCCTCCGCCTCCTCGATCGGCATGTCGAGCACCTCGGCGATGTTCTTGCCCTTGAAGTGCACCTCCAGCGTCTCGCGGTTGTAGCGCGCACCGTGGCACACCTCGCACGGGACGTAGACGTCGGGCAGGAAGTTCATCTCGATCTTCAGCGTCCCGTCGCCGGAGCACGCGTCGCACCGGCCGCCCTTGACGTTGAAGGAGAAACGGCCGGGCTGGTAGCCACGCACCTTGGCCTCGCTCGTCTCGGCGAAGAGCCGACGCACGTGGTCGAACACGCCCGTGTACGTCGCCGGGTTCGACCGCGGCGTCCGTCCGATCGGGCTCTGGTCGACGTGGACCACCTTGTCGAGGTGGTCCAGCCCCGTCACGGTCTTGTGCCGACCGGGCACCTGCCGCGCGCCGTTGAGCTTGTTGGCCAGCACGCGGTAGAGGATGTCGTTGACGAGTGTGGACTTGCCCGAGCCGGACACCCCCGTGATCGCGATGAAGTTCCCGAGCGGGAAGGCGACCTCGATGTCGTGCAGGTTGTGCTCGCGCGCTCCCTTGACGGTCAGCTCCCGACCGGGCCGCTGCGGCCGCCGGGTCGCCGGCAGGGGGATCTCCAGCTCACCTGCCAGGTAGCGCCCGGTCGCCGAGCGCTTGTTGGTCAGCAGCTGCGACAGCGGCCCCGAGTGCACGACGTCACCACCGTGCTCGCCGGCGCCGGGGCCGATGTCGACGACCCAGTCGGACGAGGCGATCGTGTCCTCGTCGTGCTCGACGACGATGAGGGTGTTGCCCAGGTCCCGCAGTCGGGTCAGGGTCTCGATGAGGCGGTGGTTGTCCCGCTGGTGCAGTCCGATGCTCGGCTCGTCGAGGACGTAGAGGACCCCGACGAGACCGGACCCGATCTGGGTCGCCAGCCGGATGCGCTGGGCCTCCCCGCCGGAGAGCGTCCCGGCGGCACGGGAGAGCGAGAGGTACTCCAGACCCACATCGAGGAGGAAGCCGAGGCGGGCGTTGATCTCCTTGATCACCTGCTCGGCGATCTGCAGCTCCCGGTCGGTGAAGTCGACGGTCCCCAGGAAGCCCGCGGCCCGGGCGATGGACATGGACGAGACGTCGGCGATGCTGTGGCCCCCGACGAGGACGGCCAACGACTCCGGCTTCAGCCGGGTCCCGTCGCACGTGGGGCACGGGATCTCGCGCATGTAGCCCTCGTAGCGCTCCCGGCTCCAGTCCGACTCGGTCTCCAGGTGCCGACGCTTCACGAAGGGGATGACCCCCTCGAAGCCCGTGCTGTAGGCGCGCTCGCGACCGAAGCGGTTGCGGTAGCGCACGTGCACCTTGTGCTTGTGGCCGTGCAGCAGGGCCCCGCGGGCCCGCTCCGGCAGCGCCCGCCACGGGGTGTCCATGTCGAAGCCGAGGTCGTCGCCGAGGGCGGCCATCGTCCGCTGGAAGTACTGGGCCGACTGGGTCCCCTTCGCCCACGGGGCGATCGCCCCCTCGCCGAGGCTGAGGTCGTCGTCCGGGACGACGAGCTCGGGGTCGACCTCCAGCTCCGTGCCCAGCCCGGTGCACACCGGGCAGGCACCGAAGGGGGAGTTGAAGGAGAACGAGCGCGGCTCGATCTCGTCGATGTCGAGGGGGTGGTCGTTCGGGCAGGCCATCGTCTCCGAGTAGCGACGCTGGCGCTGCGGGTCGTCCTCCGCCAGGTCGACGAAGTCGATGACGACGACGCCCCCGGCCAGACCCAGCGCGGTCTCGACCGAGTCGGTCAGGCGCTGCTTGTTCGCCCGGTCCTCGGCCCCCTTCGCCACGAGCCGGTCGACGACCACGTCGATGGTGTGCTTGACCTGCTTCTCCAGCGTCGGCGGCTCCGAGAGGGAGATCACCTCGCCGTCGACGAGGGCGCGGCTGTACCCCTTGGTCCGCAGCTCGTCGAAGAGGTCGACGAACTCACCCTTGCGGGCGCGCACCACCGGGGCGAGCACCTGGAAGCGGGTGCGCTCCGGCAGCTCGAGCAGCCGGTCGACGATCTGCTGCGGGCTCTGCCGGGTGATGGGCTCACCGCAGACAGGGCAGTGCGGGCGACCCACGCGGGCGAAGAGCAGGCGGAGGTAGTCGTGGACCTCGGTGATCGTGCCGACGGTCGAGCGCGGGTTGCGGTTCGTCGACTTCTGGTCGATGGAGACGGCCGGCGAGAGGCCCTCGATGAAGTCGACGTCGGGCTTGTCCATCTGCCCGAGGAACTGGCGCGCGTAGGCGGACAGCGACTCGACGTAGCGCCGCTGGCCCTCGGCGAAGATGGTGTCGAAGGCGAGCGACGACTTGCCCGACCCGGACAGGCCGGTGAAGACCACGAGCGCGTCCCGCGGGATGTCGATGTGGATGTTCTTGAGGTTGTGCTCGCGGGCCCCCTGGACGACGATCCGGTCGTGCAGTCGGGAACCAGCGGCCTTGGCAGCAGTCACCCACCACACCTTAGGTGCCGCCCCTGACAACCCACGTCCGCCTTCCGCCGTGCGGACCGCCTAGCCTGTGGTGGATGAGCACCCCCATCGAGGAGTACGCCGTCGTCGGCGACACCGAGACCGCTGCCCTCATCTCCCGCGGCGGGTCAGTGGACTGGCTGTGCCTCCCGCGGTTCGACTCCCCCTCGAGCTTCACCGCCCTGCTCGGCACCCCCGACCACGGACGGTGGCTCATCGCCCCCGTCGACGAGGCCACTTCCACGCGCTCCTACCGGGACGACACGTTCATCCTCGAGACGATCCACCGCACCGGCACCGGAGCGGTCAAGGT
Proteins encoded in this region:
- the uvrA gene encoding excinuclease ABC subunit UvrA, with the translated sequence MTAAKAAGSRLHDRIVVQGAREHNLKNIHIDIPRDALVVFTGLSGSGKSSLAFDTIFAEGQRRYVESLSAYARQFLGQMDKPDVDFIEGLSPAVSIDQKSTNRNPRSTVGTITEVHDYLRLLFARVGRPHCPVCGEPITRQSPQQIVDRLLELPERTRFQVLAPVVRARKGEFVDLFDELRTKGYSRALVDGEVISLSEPPTLEKQVKHTIDVVVDRLVAKGAEDRANKQRLTDSVETALGLAGGVVVIDFVDLAEDDPQRQRRYSETMACPNDHPLDIDEIEPRSFSFNSPFGACPVCTGLGTELEVDPELVVPDDDLSLGEGAIAPWAKGTQSAQYFQRTMAALGDDLGFDMDTPWRALPERARGALLHGHKHKVHVRYRNRFGRERAYSTGFEGVIPFVKRRHLETESDWSRERYEGYMREIPCPTCDGTRLKPESLAVLVGGHSIADVSSMSIARAAGFLGTVDFTDRELQIAEQVIKEINARLGFLLDVGLEYLSLSRAAGTLSGGEAQRIRLATQIGSGLVGVLYVLDEPSIGLHQRDNHRLIETLTRLRDLGNTLIVVEHDEDTIASSDWVVDIGPGAGEHGGDVVHSGPLSQLLTNKRSATGRYLAGELEIPLPATRRPQRPGRELTVKGAREHNLHDIEVAFPLGNFIAITGVSGSGKSTLVNDILYRVLANKLNGARQVPGRHKTVTGLDHLDKVVHVDQSPIGRTPRSNPATYTGVFDHVRRLFAETSEAKVRGYQPGRFSFNVKGGRCDACSGDGTLKIEMNFLPDVYVPCEVCHGARYNRETLEVHFKGKNIAEVLDMPIEEAEDFFAAVPAIARHMKTLNAVGLGYVRLGQPATTLSGGEAQRVKLASELQKRSNGRTIYVLDEPTTGLHFEDIRKLLLVLQGLVDKGNSVLVIEHNLDVVKSADWIVDMGPEGGDGGGRVVATGTPEEVAASADSYTGQFLAPVLAKSDTTPVIGELVEEEAPVLPAKGARKKAARKPAKKAPRSAAQATKKPEVSSAAGAAARRAKKAG